From a single Streptomyces sp. 1331.2 genomic region:
- a CDS encoding GNAT family N-acetyltransferase, producing MNADSRLERANDNAAAFWLSQARVHGWRFRTARGLTAVRCARTPDDAHRFVVTRRYAEPGLLERELAGLLSEWSTIGFVLEDPYGGLDLTRLGAARMPLMPVMVRDPGPVEGMTATLPAASEAVGGGLLTVDEARGGDSFASVERAIVEGFPLPARQPWVRGEALPEQLLREPGWRAWLGRVDGAVAGACLTYDDGRATGVYWVVTLPEHRGRGVARAVLQTALAHAHQDRPATLVATTLGEPLYRTLGFAEQARTCWWSRT from the coding sequence GTGAACGCCGACAGCCGGCTCGAACGGGCCAACGACAACGCCGCCGCCTTCTGGCTCAGCCAAGCCCGCGTCCACGGCTGGCGGTTCCGCACCGCCCGGGGTCTGACGGCAGTGCGCTGCGCCCGCACCCCGGACGACGCGCACCGGTTCGTGGTGACCCGCCGCTACGCCGAACCCGGCCTGCTGGAACGGGAGTTGGCTGGTCTGCTGAGTGAGTGGTCGACCATCGGCTTCGTGCTGGAGGACCCGTACGGAGGGCTCGACCTCACCCGCCTCGGGGCCGCCCGGATGCCGCTCATGCCGGTGATGGTCCGGGACCCGGGGCCGGTCGAGGGCATGACGGCCACCCTGCCCGCCGCCTCGGAAGCCGTCGGGGGCGGTCTCCTGACGGTGGATGAGGCCAGGGGCGGCGACAGCTTCGCGTCGGTCGAACGGGCGATCGTGGAGGGGTTCCCGCTGCCCGCCCGACAGCCCTGGGTCCGCGGCGAGGCACTTCCGGAGCAACTGCTGCGCGAGCCCGGTTGGCGGGCGTGGCTCGGCCGCGTCGACGGCGCCGTGGCGGGCGCCTGCCTCACCTACGACGACGGCCGGGCCACCGGCGTGTACTGGGTCGTCACCCTGCCCGAACACCGCGGTCGGGGAGTGGCCCGCGCCGTCCTGCAGACCGCCCTTGCCCACGCCCACCAGGACCGCCCGGCCACCCTGGTCGCCACCACGCTCGGCGAGCCGCTCTACCGCACGCTCGGATTCGCCGAGCAGGCCCGAACCTGCTGGTGGAGCCGCACCTAG